From Nocardia sp. NBC_00416:
CCCCCGCCTGCTCCCACGGCAGATCGGCGGGTTTGTGCGCGATATGCGCCGCCGAGACGGCGACCAATTCGGCGAACGTGCCCGCATGCAGGACGTCTTTGCGGGCATAGGCCAGTACTTCGTCGCCGACCGTGAACTCCGGTGTGTCGAATCCGGTCTCGACCACGATTCCGGCCACATCCCAACCCGGTATCACCGGGAAGACCGCGTCGATGAGACCGTCCAGCCCGCCCGACATCACCTTCCAGTCGACCGGGTTGACCCCGGCCGCGCGGACCTCGATCAGGGCCGAACCCGGGAAGACCTTCGGTTTCGGCAGGTCACGAACTCGCACATCGCTGTTGTCGGTGGTGTACCGGTCGTAGGTCGCTGCACGCATCGTCCAGTCCTATCGGTTGCGGTCCCCTCTTGCGTGCAACGACGCGCCGCAGGCGATAGATTCCGGCGCGGCGGTCCGCGGCCGGGTGCGGAGGGTCCGCCGAGCCGGGCGACATTGACCGGACTCGGGGACTTCCGCTCAGCTCACGGCCGCAGACCGTGCGCTGGTGCGGTTCAGGACGGCGGTGAGTTCGGCGTTGAACAGGTCCACCTTCTCGATATTGCCCAGGTGGCCGGTGGGCCAGACCTGGTAATCGGGCCGGTGGCCGGCCGCGCGCATGGTCTCGGCGATGATCCGGGACATGCGTTCGGGAAGCAGCCGGTCATAACGGCCGGCGATGATCGTGGTGGGTGCCGTGAGGTTCGCCGCGGCTGCGCCCAGCTGCAGATCCGCGAGGATCGCCGCATGACGGCCACGCGCCAACGGCCGGCACGAGCGCACGATGTTCAGGGCGAAATCGGCCTGCTCACTGGTGGCGCCCCGGGCCATGATGCGTTCTCTCAGGATCTCGCGCGCGGCCCAGCCGCCGGGGAGCGGCAGCGGCGTGGTGAGAATGGATTCGGCGACGATCATCGGGAGCCGGATGGGGGACCCGAGCAGTGTGATCGGCTGTTTCCACACGGCGAGCGGCTTGTTCAGCAGGGGCAGCAGATCGGTGTCGTACCGGATGTTTCCCGACGTGGTGTTGGCCAGGACCACCGCGCGGGCGCGCCGGGCGACCTGTTCGGGGTGGCGGGCGGCCCAGGCCTGCAGGGTGATGCCGCCCATGCTGTGGCCGGCGAGCAGCGCTTTCTGCCCCGGGCGCAGGGTGGCGTCGAGGACGGCGGACAGATCGTCGGCGAGCGTGCGGTCGCTCAGGGGAGCGCGGCCGAGCGTGCTGTCGCCGTGGCCGCGCTGGTCGTAGGCGATCACGCGATAACGGTCCGCGAAGGCGTTGATCTGGGGGTGCCAGTATTCGATACAGCAGCTCCAGCCGTGGATGAGCACGATCGGCTCGGCATCGGCGGGACCATAGGAGTGCACTCGCAGGCGGGCGCCGTCGACAGTGGTGACGGGAATGATCTCGGGACCGGCCGCCGGCGCGTTGTAGTGCGGGGTCCGGAATCGGCGCGCACGCAACGTAGCTCGGTACGGGGCGGTCAACGCGCCTTCGTGCGCCTGCGATAGCGCGGTTATCGACTTCACCAGCATCAGAACACTCCTTTGTGCCTGCTGACACGGTAACCCTGCAAGCTGGGTGCTTACAAGAGCAAGCGCTGTACCGGGTTTCCGGTATCCGGGATGTCGTTGTTGTCCCGGATATCGGCGGAGCAGGTGGCGCTGTTAGCCCAGAATGCCCATTCGTACGGTGTTCTATGCCAGGAGTGGCTGAAACGGAGCAAGCACCTCCGGAGGTTGTGGCGTCAACCGGTCCGCCGCGACTACGGTGAACACTGTGAACGACTCGGACGCAGCCGAACCACGAGAGCTGGTGGATCCCGGGGTTCCGGGAGCGGAAGGGTCGCAACGCGCGCCGACATCGTGGCCGACCGGGTGGCTCGGACTCGCGTTACCCGCGGCCGCGGCGGGCGTGGGCGCGGCGGCAGTGGCGCTGCTGCACGTGCGTGATCCGCATATCGAGGGTGCGTACGGGCTGTGCCCGGTCTACGCGCTGTTCGGGGTGTACTGCCCCGGGTGCGGCGGTATGCGGGCCGTGCACAACCTGACCGATGGACATATCGTCGATTCCCTGCACAGCAACCTGCTGGCGCTGCCGATGCTGGCGCTCTTCCTGCTGTGGGTGAGTGATTGGGCCATCCGCGCCCGACGGGGCGCCGGGCCGCGACTGCCCGAGATCAGCAGCGCCACGATGTGGATGCTGTTCGGCTCGATCGCCGTCTACACGGTTCTGCGCAACACCCCCTGGGGCACCTGGCTGACGCCGGTCTGACACACGAGGCACAGATGCGCGATTCACTCAAGGACCGGGTCCGCGACAAACTGATGCGGCAGTTGGCCGAGGACGGTCCGCTGGGGCCCGGATCCGAGGACCCACGCCTCATCTCGGTAGTCGCCGACCTCGACGCGCTCGACCGAGTCGCCGAGGACGATCCGCTGGTAGAACAGCTCGCGGGTCGCTACCTGGTGTTCTGACCCGGCCGCCCGGTCCCACCGACCGGTGGGAGCTGCGGCAGCGGTTCGGAGTAGAGCCAGTCCTGCCACAGCGGCTGCATCGGTGTCGCGCTGTAGTGACCGACCAGATCGGTGAACTCCTCGGTGGAGACCGAAGCGTGGCGGTGCCGGGCGGTCCAATCGCGGATGAGGCGGAAGAAGGCGGTATCGCCCAATTCCAGGCGCAGCGCGTGCAGGGTGAGGGCCCCGCGCTTGTACACCCGGTCATCGAACATCAGGGTCGGGCCCGGATCGCCGACCACGATGTTCTGCGGCTGGCGGTGCAGGGTGTGCCAGGCCGCGCGGGCGAGCTGGTCGGCACTGGCACCGTCGGCCGCCTCGGACCAGATCCATTCCGCGTAGCAGGCGAAACCCTCGTGCAGCCAGATATCGCACCAGTGCTGGATGGTCAGGCTGTTGCCGAACCATTGGTGTGCCAGTTCGTGCGCGACGAGGCGTTCCGCGCCGCGCCGGCCGTCGCAATGGTTGGCGCCGAACACGGAGATGCCCTGGGCTTCGATGGGGATCTCCAGTTCGTCCTCGGTGACGACCACCGAATAGCTCTGGAACGGGTACGGGCCGAACAGATCGCTGAACACCGACATCATCTGGGGTTGTCGCGCGAAATCGTGGTCGAAGGCGGCGCGCAGCCGGGTCGGGAGCACCGCGTGCATCGGCACCGGGGCATGCCGGTCGGTCAGCTGGTGTTTCTGGTAGCGCCCGATCTGCACGGTGGCCAGGTAGCTCGCCATCGGCTCGGTCTGCTCGTAGATCCAGGTCGTCTGACCGGCCTTGGTCTGTTTGCCGACCAGGTCACCGTTGGCGAGGGTGTAATACGGGGTATCGGTGGCGATGGAGATCCGGTAGCTGGCCTTGGAACTGGGATGGTCGTCGCACGGAAACCAGGACGCGGCGCCGTTGGGTTGACTGGCCACGAGTGAACCTTCGGTGAGTTCCTCCCAGCCGACCTCGCCCCATGGGCCGCGCACCGGTTTCGGCGCGCCGGCGTACTGCACGATCAGTTGCAGGATCCCGCCCGCGGGTATCCGCTCGCGGGGGGTGACGGTGAGTTTGCCGCGCTGATGGGTGTACTTACCGGCTTTGCTGCCGTTGACCAGCACTTTGGAAACCGCGAGCGCCTGGGAGAGGTCGAGGGAGAACCGCGGGCGCTCCGCGGTGGCGACAGCGGTGATCACCGCCCGCCCCGCGAGCCGGTTGCTGGCGACCTTGTAGTTCAGGTCCAGTTCGTACCGGGATACCCGATAACCCCGATTCCCGTTCTGCGGTAGATAGTCGTCGATGGGGGCGTCGTAGAACCTGCTCCCCATCAGCGGTCCGTCTCCTCTTCGGCCGGATCGGACTCGACAGCGGCGGTCCAGGGTGTGATCGGGTTGCCCCACCATCTCGTGGAGGCCGGGACGGTGTCACCACGCATCACCAGTGACGCCGGGCCCACGGTGGCGCCCGCGCCGAGGGTGGCGGCGGGCAGTGCGACGCAGTGCGGTCCGAGGGTGGCGCCCGGTTCCAAGGTCACGGTGTCCATGGCCATGATGCGGTCGTGGAACAGGTGGGTCTGCACCACGCAGCCGCGTTCCACGGTCGCGCCGTCACCGAGTGTCACCAGGTCTGCCTCCGGAAGCCAGTAGGACTCGCACCATACCCCGCGGCCGATTTTCGCGCCCAGTGCGCGCAACCAGAGGTTGAGTACGGGCGTACCGGTCGCCGCCCGCGCGAACCAGGGCGCCGCGACGGTTTCCACGAACGCGTCCGATACCTCGTTGCGCCAGACGAACGAACTCCACAGGGGATGTTCGCCGGCCCGGATACGGCCGATCAGAGCCCATTTCGCCGTCACCGCGCTCGCGCAGGCCACGGCGCCCGCGACCATCAGCACCACCCCGGACAGCAGCGCCGCCGCCAGATATCCGAAACCGGTGGCCAGCCGGGCCAGCACCAGCAGCACCCCGAGCCCGATGGCGAAGGTCACCACGACCGCGGCGAGGCGGCAGGTTTCGAAGGCGCCGCGGAAGATCCGCAGGCGCAGGGGCGGGTCGTAGGTGCGGTCGGCATCGGCGGTACCGGCGGACCGCCGTAACCGGACCGGCGGGCTGCCCAGCCAGGACGAGCCGGCCTTCGCTTTGCTGGGCGCCGCGGACAGCACGGCGACCAGGCCGTTCTTGGGCACCCGGCGACCGGGCGCGGCCATCCCGGAATTGCCCAGGAACGCGCGTTTGCCGACCTTGGCCTCACCGATGTGCAGCCAGCCGCCGCCGAGCTCGTAGCTGGCGATCATGGTGTCGTCGGCGAGGAAGGCGCCGTCGGCGACCGTGGTGAACTTGGGGATCAGCAGCACCGTGGACGCCTCGACCCTTTTGCCCACCTTCGCCCCGAGCAGACGCAACCAGATCGGGGTGAGCAGGGAAGCGTACAGCGGAAACAGGAAGGTGCGGGCCGAGTCCAGGAGGCGTTCGGTGGCCCAGACCTGCCAGCCCACCCGGCTGCGTACCGGGTGATAACCCTCGGTCAGGCCGACGCTGAGCAGCCGTACCGCGACGATCGTGACGACCGCGTACACGATCAGGCTGACGAGCGTGGCGATCGGTAAGCACAGGAAAGCGGGCAGCAGGGCGGACCCGAGGTCCGGGCTGTCCCGGACGCTCCAGGTGATCACGGCGAGGCCCGCCGCGAGTCCGAGCAGCGGAACTCCCGCCAGCGCCAGCGAGCCGACTCCGAACGCCAGCACCCAGTGCACCGCGCGCTCCGGGGTCTGTGCGGGCCAGCGATGGCGGGCCCTGCCCACCTTCACCGCGGGTGATCCGGCCCATTCCTGACCGGCTTTCACCTTCCCGGAGACCGCGGAGCCGGCCGCGATCTCGGCGTCCCGGCCGATTCTCGTGCCGGGCAGCAGCACCGAGCGCGCGCCGACCACCGCGCCCTTGCCCACCACGATGGAGCCGATGTGCACCGTATCGCCGTCGATCCAGTAACCGGACAGATCGACTTCGGGTTCGATGCTGCAGCCGTCGCGTAATTCGAGCATGCCCGTCACCGGGGGCAACGTGTGCAGATCGACGCCCTTGCCCACGGTCGCCCCCAGCGCCCTGGCGAAGGGCACCATCCACGGCGCGCCCGAAAGGTTCTCCGCGCCGCTGGCCTCCGCCAGGCGGACCGCGGCCCACAGCCGCACATGCACCGAGCCGCCGCGCGGATAGGTGCCCGGTCGCACGCCCGACAGCAGCGTCCGGGCGCCGACCACGCAGATCGCCATCCGGCCGAGCGGGCTGATGAAGACCAGGAACAGCAGCGCGGTCCACCACCAGGAAAGACGCGGCAGCCAAGGCAGCAGATCGAACCAGCCCGCGACGCCGGAGGCGGCGGCGAGCCAGGTCACCCACTGCAGCCCGGTCAGCGTGGTCAGCGCGAGGGTGGCGAGCACCTGAATCCATTGCGCGGTCAGCGGTGTCGGCCGCACCAGCCGGGTTTCGGCGGCCGCACCCGGGGCGCTCTGGTCGAGCAGTTCGGCGAGCGCCCCCAGCCGGGGATGGTCGTAGACATCGGCGACCGTGACCCGCGGGTACCGGGCGCGCAGGGCGGTGACCAACTGCGCGGCCGACAGCGATCCGCCGCCGAGCGCGAAGAAATCTGCGTCGGCGCCGGTGATCTCGGCGCCGAGGACATCGGTCCACAGCGTCGCCAGCCAGGCCGCGGTGCCGGTGAGTCCGTGCTCGGTTCCGGCGTCGGCGCCGGCCAGCGGCCACGGCAGGGCATTGCGGTCGACCTTGCCCGAGGTGCGGGTGGGCAGATCGGGAACCACTACCAGGCGGGGAATCAGTGGTGCGGGAAGTCGTTCGGCCAGGTGCGCGCGGGCGGCGGCCAGGTCGTAGTCCTCGGCGACGCCGGTGAGGTAGCCGATCAGAACCGGTGCGCCGGTCGCCGTGGTGCGCACCGCGGCCGCCGCACCGCTCACACCCGGCAGATGCTGCAGGGCGTTGTCGATCTCGCCCAGTTCGATCCGGCGGCCGCCGATCTTCACCTGATCGTCGGCGCGACCGAGGAAGATCAAGCCCGCGCTGTCGTTGCGGACCAGATCGCCGCTGCGGTAAGCGCGGTCCCAGCCCAGGGTTGCCAGCGGCGCGTACTTCTCGGCGTCCTTGGCCGGGTCGAGGTAGCGGGCCAGCCCGACTCCGCCGATCACCAGTTCCCCGGTTCCGCCCTCGCCCACCGGAACGCCGTCCGCATCGACCACCACCAGGTCCCAACCGTCCAGCGGGAGACCGATCCGCACCGGTCCGGTGCCGTCGAGCAGTGCGGCGCACGCGACCACGGTCGCCTCGGTGGGCCCGTAGGTGTTCCACACCTCGCGGTCCTCGTCGGCCAGGCGCTCGGCCAGCTCCGGGGGGACGGCCTCGCCGCCGAAGATGAGCAGCCGCACCGACTCCAATGCTTCGGCGGGCCAGGTCGCGGCCAGGGTCGGGACGGTGGACACCACCGTGATGCCCTGCCGGACCAGCCAGGGGCCGAGATCGGCGCCGGTGCGGACCAGCGCGCGCGGCGCCGGCACCAAGCAGGCTCCGTTACGCCAGGCCAACCACATCTCCTCGCAGGAGGCGTCGAAGGCCACCGACAGCCCGGCCAGGACACGGTCACCCGGGCCGATCGGGCTGTCCGGGAGGAACAGGCGCGCCTCGGCGTCCACGAAGGCGGCGGCACTGCGGTGGGTCACCGCGACGCCCTTCGGCGTGCCGGTGGAACCGGAGGTGAAGATGATCCAGGCGTCGTCGCCGACCGCGGGCGGCCCAGGAGATTGCTCGCCGATTGCCCGGGCGGCGCCCGGGGCATCCGCCGGGACCGGACGGATCCCGGCGGCGGTCGCGACGGCGGTCACCCGGGCCTCGGTGAAGACCAGTTCGGCCCGCTCCTCGGGATCGTCGGCGTCGACCGGGACGTAGGCCGCCCCGGCATGCAACACCGCGAGAATCGTGAGATACAGCTCCCAGGTGCCCGACGGCATCCGCACGCCGACGCGGTCGCCGCGACGCACTCCGGCGGCGGCCAGATCCCGGACCGAGTCGTCGATCTCGGCGAGCAGTTCCGCGTAGGACAGGGTGCGGTCCGCGGTCGCGACAGCCGGCGCCTCGGGGTAGGCGGCGGCCGTCTCGGCGAGCACATCGACGAGAGTGCGCGCAGGTGGCGCCGCCTCGGCACGCTGGAGTTCGCTCACCGTTCGCAGCTGCGACCGCATCTGTCCGGCCCACCTTCCATCGCCCTGCCGACGGACTCGTTGTCTCATACCAGGGTTACCGCCCGGCAAACAGCGGTCGACCGGGTGAACAGAGTACTCGGCGATTCTTACGCGACGGCGACAGCGGGAAAGCGGCGGCAGCTAGTCCGCGTCGTCGGCGAGCGGGGTGGGTCGGTAGTAGCGGCCGTTGTAATAGAGCAGGGGAGCGGTCGACGGCTCCTCGTCGGTATCGTCGTGCACCCGGACCACCCGGCCGACCACGAACGTGTGGTCACCGATCGGTATGAGCTGTTCCACAGTGGTGCGCAACCACAACGGGGTGCCGTGCAGAACCGGTTCGCCGGTGTCCAGCGCGCTCCACAGGGCGCGGTCGCTGAACCGGTGCGTCGCGGCCCGGGCGAAACGCTGGGCCAGATGACGCTGGTGTTCGCCGAGGAAATGGATGACCACGGATTCGGCGGCGGTCAGGGCCGTCAAGCTCGAGGACGTATCGCTGATGTTGAAGGATACGAGCGGCGGGTCCAAGGAGAGCGAGGCGAACGAGGTCGCCGTGAAGCCGACCGGGCCGACGGCCGAATCGAGCGTCACGACGGTGACGCCGGACGGGTAATGGCGCATCGAGGCGCGGTACTGCTCGGCGGTGATACCGCTGAGATCGTCGGGTATTCGGATTCCGGTATCGGGCCGTGGTACTTCGCTCACCTCGCCGACGCTACGCCCGGATCGACGCGCAGACCGGTTCCGGTCCATTGTCCGGGAACCCCACGTGACCGGCTCAGTCCACGTCGATGGACAGCCCGGCGGTGATCCGCAGCAGTTCCGGATACGAGGTGCGGAACACGGTCGCCGGGCTGCCGCCCGCGGCCCAGAGTTCACGATGTTCGGACAAACTCGTATCCACCCAGGTGGGCAGATTCACCGGATGCCCGACCGGGGCGACGCTGCCCGGTAGCTGCCCGGTGTACCGCATCACCAGATGCGGCGGCGCGGGGATCAGCGCTCCCTCGAGCCGCCTGCCGGTTCGCGCCGGATCCACCCGGTGCGCGGCCGAGACCAGGAGCAGGACCGGTTCTTCGCCGAGAAGGAAGACCTCCGAGTGCACCACCGCACCCAGATCCACCTCCATCGCCTCCGCGGTTTCCGCGGGACCGGTCGCCGAACCCGGTGTGGTGACGATCAGCCCGTGATGACCGCGAGCGATCAAAGTGTCCGATACCCGGCAGGTTATCTGTGGAAGCGACCTGCGCATGGGCACAGGGTAGAGCGATCCGGCGCGTCTCGCCGCCGAAAACCCACTGATCGGACGGGACGCCGGTCCCGTACACCCGCGGACCACGGCCTGACCTGCGGACAGCGGTGACCATTAGTCTGGACCGATGACAGACTGGCAGGCTTTCACCGTCGAAACCGACGACCACGTCGCCCGGGTGAGACTCACCGGACCGGGCAAAGGCAACGCGATGGGCCCGGATTTCTGGCGTGAGCTGCCGGAGATCTTCCGCGGTCTCGACGCCGACCCCGCGGTCCGCGCGGTCGTGCTCACCGGATCGGGCAAGCACTTCTCCTACGGCTTGGACCTGCCCGCGATGAGCGGCACCTTCGGGCCCTTGATGGCCGACCGCGCACTGGCCGCGCCGCGCACCGATTTCCTCGCCGATATCCGTCGCCTGCAGGCTTCGATCACCGCGGTCGCCGAATGCCGCAAACCGGTGATCGCCGCGGTGTCGGGCTGGTGCATCGGCGGCGGGCTCGACCTGATCGCGGCCGCCGACATCCGCTACGCCAGCGCGGAAGCGAAGTTCAGCCTGCGTGAGGCGAAGGTCGCCATCGTGGCCGATGTGGGCTCGCTACAGCGGCTGCCCGGGATCATCTCCGAAGGTCACCTCCGCGAACTGGCCTTCACGGCCAAGGACATCGACGCCGCGCGGGCGGAGAAGATCGGGCTGGTCAACGATGTCTTCGCCGATCAGGAGGCGGTCCTGGAAGCGGCGCACGCGACGGCGCGGGAAATCGCCGCGAACCCGCCGCTGGTGGTCCAGGGTGCGAAAGACATACTGGGCCAGCGTAATTCCGCGGCGGTCGCGGAAGGGCTGCGGTACGTCTCGGCCTGGAACGCGGCCTTCTTGCCGTCCGAGGACCTGACCGAGGCGATTCAGGCGGTGTTCGAGAAGCGGACCCCCGAGTACAAGGGGCGGTGACTCGACGTATCAGCCGGCGTCGAGTTCAGCGAGACACCCCAAAGGGTTGCGGCCCGTCCCGGCGTTCAGCCCTCGAAGTGCAGGCTCGAGTCTCGAGGGCGGAACGCCGGACCAAGGGGCCTCAACCCCGCGACGCCGGAGGCGGCGCCAGAACTCAGTGCCCGCCCTTGTCCTTCAATCGCTGGAAGGACGCTTCGATCTCGGCTTCGGCCTCCGCGCGGCCGACCCACTCCGAGCCCTTGACGAATTTGCCGGGTTCGAGGTCCTTGTACCGCTCGAAGAAGTGCTTGATGGCGGCCAGTTCGAACTCCGAGACGTCGCCGAGGTCCTGGATGTGGTCCCAGCGCGGATCGCCGGCGGGGACGCACAGGATCTTGTCGTCGCCGCCCGCTTCGTCGGTCATCTTGTACATCGCGACCGGTCGCGCTTCGACGATCACACCCGGGAACACGGAATCGGGCAGCAGGACCAGCGCGTCCAGGGGATCGCCGTCCTCGCCCAAGGTGTCCTCGATATAGCCGTAGTCGGCCGGGTAGGCCATCGAGGTGTACAGGAACCGGTCGAGGCGGACGCGCCCGGTTTCATGATCGACCTCGTACTTGTTGCGTGAACCCTTGGGGATCTCGATGGTGACGTCGAACTCCACGCCAGCTCCTTCCGCTGCTCTCACGATGCGCCGTGGTGGCCGACGTCGCCGACCCACCCGGTTGTTCGCCGAGAACGGTAACCGAACACCGATATTGTTGTCGGCGGGCACATGGGTTCAGCGGTGGCCCGATGCGAAGTCGGGGACGAGGGAGAAGACGAACAACGTGGTTGTGCAGGGCGGCAGCGGTATGAATGGTTCGGCCACGCGCCGGCGCCGCGGCGTACGGACTTGGCTGATCATCGTGCTGGTGGTGCTGGCCGGGGCGGCGGCAGTGGCCGCCGCGATACTCAGGCCGTGGACCCCGGAGTTCCGGCACGGTGGGCTCACCATCGCCGCGCCACCTGCCTCGGTAACCGTCTCCCCGGACGTCGCACCCGCCCCGCAAGCCGCGCCCACGCCGAGCGCGACGGGTCTCGCGGCGGCGCTGGGGCCGGTGGTCGCCAGTCCCGATCTGGGCGGTTTCGCGGGCTCGGTCACCGATGCCGAGACCGGCGCCGTGCTGTGGAGCGAGCGCGCCGACGAACCGCGGGTGCCGTCGTCGACCGCGAAGATCATGACCACCGCGGCGGCGCTGCTGACGCTGCCCGCCGACCAGCGCGTGCACACCCGGGTGGTCGCCGGGGCGGCGCCCAACGAGATCGCACTCGTGGCCGCGGGCGATCCCACCTTGACCGCCCAGCCGGGCGGCGAGGGGTACTACCCGGGCTCCGCGAGCCTGATCGATCTGGCTGATCAGTTGCGCAACGCCGATGTCCGCGCCGATACGATCGTGGTCGACACCTCCGCCTATTCCGGTGAAACCATGGCGCGCGGCTGGGATCCGATCGATGTCCCGGGTGGTTCCATCGCGCCGATCGAACCGGTGATGCTCGACGGTGGCCGCCTCGACCCGTCGGCCGAGTATTCGCCGCGTACGACGACACCGGCGCTGGACGTGGGCCGGCGGTTGGCCGCCGACCTCGGTCTCGACCCGGCCCGGGTTCGTATCGGCGCCGCACCGCAGGGCACCAAGAGGCTCGGTGAAGTGGCGTCCGCGCCGCTGCGCGACCGGCTGCGGGACATGATGGTGCACTCGGACAATGTGCTGGCCGAGAGCATCGGCAGGGAGGTCGCGCAGGCCACCGGCCGACCGATGTCGTTCGAGGGGGCGGCGGCCGCGGTGGCCGCAGTGCTGGCCGAGAACGGCTTCGATATGACCGGCGTGACCATGTTCGACTGCAGCGGACTCTCCGTGGACGACCGCATTCCCGCCCGGGTCCTGAACCAGATCCTGAACACCGCGGCCGGGCCCGCACCCGATACCGAGCCGACCACCTCCGCGCCTGCCCCGCTGGCCCCGCGGCTGGGCGCGGGCGCAGGGCGGCAGACCCCGCCCGCCGACACCGCCGATACGCTGTCGAGCCGTTTGGTCCGGCTGTTGGACTATCTGCCGGTGGCAGGCGGTACCGGGTCGCTGAGCAGCCGTTATGTCACCGAGAACCAGTCCGGTGCCGGGTGGGTGCGCGCCAAGACCGGAACTCTGTCGGTGGCCAGTACGTTGGCTGGATACGTGCTGGACCGCGACGGCCGGGTCCTGACCTTCACACTGATGTCGAGCGATCGACCGCCCGAGGTCAGCCGACCCGCACTGGACGCCGTGGCGACCACGCTGCGTAACTGTGGATGTTCCTGACGGCTGGAGGGCGCATGACGATTCGACAAGGTCCCGACGGGCCCGGCGCCCCGGTGGCGGCCGATAGCGCGTCCGGGGACGCCGACGCGGACCGGCGCACCTTCTCGGGATCGGTGGACTGGCGCTGGGCGGCCCGCACCGGTGCCGCGCTCGTACCCGCCGGTCCGCGTACCTCCCGGCCGGCGGCCGAACAGGTGGTGGCCGAGCTCGCCGAGGCGTCGGTACGCGCCGAGGAACCCGTGCGCGCGGTGACGGGTCTGCTCGACGATCAGCCGGTCCCGGCCGCCCGAATCGTCGACCGGCCCGGCTGGATCGGTGCGGCGGCGGATTCCATGTCGCAGCTCACCGGGACCGGAACCGAGGACCGGCCCGGGCGACTCGGCCTCAACGGTAAACCGGCCGGTGTGCAGGTGGGCGCCATGCTGGCGTTCCTGTCCACCGCGATCCTCGGCCAGTACGACCCCTTCACCGGCCCGGACGGCACCCTGCTCCTGGTAGCTCCGAATATCGTGGGCGTCGAGCGGGCG
This genomic window contains:
- a CDS encoding alpha/beta fold hydrolase, with amino-acid sequence MLVKSITALSQAHEGALTAPYRATLRARRFRTPHYNAPAAGPEIIPVTTVDGARLRVHSYGPADAEPIVLIHGWSCCIEYWHPQINAFADRYRVIAYDQRGHGDSTLGRAPLSDRTLADDLSAVLDATLRPGQKALLAGHSMGGITLQAWAARHPEQVARRARAVVLANTTSGNIRYDTDLLPLLNKPLAVWKQPITLLGSPIRLPMIVAESILTTPLPLPGGWAAREILRERIMARGATSEQADFALNIVRSCRPLARGRHAAILADLQLGAAAANLTAPTTIIAGRYDRLLPERMSRIIAETMRAAGHRPDYQVWPTGHLGNIEKVDLFNAELTAVLNRTSARSAAVS
- a CDS encoding DUF2752 domain-containing protein, whose amino-acid sequence is MNDSDAAEPRELVDPGVPGAEGSQRAPTSWPTGWLGLALPAAAAGVGAAAVALLHVRDPHIEGAYGLCPVYALFGVYCPGCGGMRAVHNLTDGHIVDSLHSNLLALPMLALFLLWVSDWAIRARRGAGPRLPEISSATMWMLFGSIAVYTVLRNTPWGTWLTPV
- a CDS encoding M1 family metallopeptidase, producing MGSRFYDAPIDDYLPQNGNRGYRVSRYELDLNYKVASNRLAGRAVITAVATAERPRFSLDLSQALAVSKVLVNGSKAGKYTHQRGKLTVTPRERIPAGGILQLIVQYAGAPKPVRGPWGEVGWEELTEGSLVASQPNGAASWFPCDDHPSSKASYRISIATDTPYYTLANGDLVGKQTKAGQTTWIYEQTEPMASYLATVQIGRYQKHQLTDRHAPVPMHAVLPTRLRAAFDHDFARQPQMMSVFSDLFGPYPFQSYSVVVTEDELEIPIEAQGISVFGANHCDGRRGAERLVAHELAHQWFGNSLTIQHWCDIWLHEGFACYAEWIWSEAADGASADQLARAAWHTLHRQPQNIVVGDPGPTLMFDDRVYKRGALTLHALRLELGDTAFFRLIRDWTARHRHASVSTEEFTDLVGHYSATPMQPLWQDWLYSEPLPQLPPVGGTGRPGQNTR
- a CDS encoding Pls/PosA family non-ribosomal peptide synthetase, translated to MRSQLRTVSELQRAEAAPPARTLVDVLAETAAAYPEAPAVATADRTLSYAELLAEIDDSVRDLAAAGVRRGDRVGVRMPSGTWELYLTILAVLHAGAAYVPVDADDPEERAELVFTEARVTAVATAAGIRPVPADAPGAARAIGEQSPGPPAVGDDAWIIFTSGSTGTPKGVAVTHRSAAAFVDAEARLFLPDSPIGPGDRVLAGLSVAFDASCEEMWLAWRNGACLVPAPRALVRTGADLGPWLVRQGITVVSTVPTLAATWPAEALESVRLLIFGGEAVPPELAERLADEDREVWNTYGPTEATVVACAALLDGTGPVRIGLPLDGWDLVVVDADGVPVGEGGTGELVIGGVGLARYLDPAKDAEKYAPLATLGWDRAYRSGDLVRNDSAGLIFLGRADDQVKIGGRRIELGEIDNALQHLPGVSGAAAAVRTTATGAPVLIGYLTGVAEDYDLAAARAHLAERLPAPLIPRLVVVPDLPTRTSGKVDRNALPWPLAGADAGTEHGLTGTAAWLATLWTDVLGAEITGADADFFALGGGSLSAAQLVTALRARYPRVTVADVYDHPRLGALAELLDQSAPGAAAETRLVRPTPLTAQWIQVLATLALTTLTGLQWVTWLAAASGVAGWFDLLPWLPRLSWWWTALLFLVFISPLGRMAICVVGARTLLSGVRPGTYPRGGSVHVRLWAAVRLAEASGAENLSGAPWMVPFARALGATVGKGVDLHTLPPVTGMLELRDGCSIEPEVDLSGYWIDGDTVHIGSIVVGKGAVVGARSVLLPGTRIGRDAEIAAGSAVSGKVKAGQEWAGSPAVKVGRARHRWPAQTPERAVHWVLAFGVGSLALAGVPLLGLAAGLAVITWSVRDSPDLGSALLPAFLCLPIATLVSLIVYAVVTIVAVRLLSVGLTEGYHPVRSRVGWQVWATERLLDSARTFLFPLYASLLTPIWLRLLGAKVGKRVEASTVLLIPKFTTVADGAFLADDTMIASYELGGGWLHIGEAKVGKRAFLGNSGMAAPGRRVPKNGLVAVLSAAPSKAKAGSSWLGSPPVRLRRSAGTADADRTYDPPLRLRIFRGAFETCRLAAVVVTFAIGLGVLLVLARLATGFGYLAAALLSGVVLMVAGAVACASAVTAKWALIGRIRAGEHPLWSSFVWRNEVSDAFVETVAAPWFARAATGTPVLNLWLRALGAKIGRGVWCESYWLPEADLVTLGDGATVERGCVVQTHLFHDRIMAMDTVTLEPGATLGPHCVALPAATLGAGATVGPASLVMRGDTVPASTRWWGNPITPWTAAVESDPAEEETDR
- a CDS encoding flavin reductase family protein produces the protein MSEVPRPDTGIRIPDDLSGITAEQYRASMRHYPSGVTVVTLDSAVGPVGFTATSFASLSLDPPLVSFNISDTSSSLTALTAAESVVIHFLGEHQRHLAQRFARAATHRFSDRALWSALDTGEPVLHGTPLWLRTTVEQLIPIGDHTFVVGRVVRVHDDTDEEPSTAPLLYYNGRYYRPTPLADDAD
- a CDS encoding YbaK/EbsC family protein: MRRSLPQITCRVSDTLIARGHHGLIVTTPGSATGPAETAEAMEVDLGAVVHSEVFLLGEEPVLLLVSAAHRVDPARTGRRLEGALIPAPPHLVMRYTGQLPGSVAPVGHPVNLPTWVDTSLSEHRELWAAGGSPATVFRTSYPELLRITAGLSIDVD
- a CDS encoding crotonase/enoyl-CoA hydratase family protein; this translates as MTDWQAFTVETDDHVARVRLTGPGKGNAMGPDFWRELPEIFRGLDADPAVRAVVLTGSGKHFSYGLDLPAMSGTFGPLMADRALAAPRTDFLADIRRLQASITAVAECRKPVIAAVSGWCIGGGLDLIAAADIRYASAEAKFSLREAKVAIVADVGSLQRLPGIISEGHLRELAFTAKDIDAARAEKIGLVNDVFADQEAVLEAAHATAREIAANPPLVVQGAKDILGQRNSAAVAEGLRYVSAWNAAFLPSEDLTEAIQAVFEKRTPEYKGR